A genomic window from Ruminiclostridium cellulolyticum H10 includes:
- a CDS encoding AbrB/MazE/SpoVT family DNA-binding domain-containing protein: MSKSKNIYKIIDNKGRIYIPKELRTAAEMEPGDIVKLGLQKGTVTAKKVNLIEIGDQSPEAMEAYVRAALKEMSEETQINIAARILELVESRKGVQL, encoded by the coding sequence ATGAGTAAGAGTAAAAATATATACAAAATTATTGACAATAAGGGACGTATCTATATTCCAAAGGAGCTGCGTACTGCTGCAGAAATGGAACCCGGGGATATTGTAAAGCTTGGACTTCAAAAAGGAACCGTCACAGCTAAAAAAGTGAATCTTATAGAGATAGGGGATCAGTCACCGGAAGCAATGGAGGCATATGTAAGAGCGGCTTTAAAAGAAATGTCGGAGGAAACGCAAATTAACATTGCAGCCCGTATTTTGGAGCTTGTGGAAAGCAGGAAGGGGGTTCAGTTATGA
- a CDS encoding DNA adenine methylase, producing MDSVISWVGGKRALRELIYRRMPRDIGRYIEVFGGGGWVLFGRRPDKCMEVYNDFNSDLVNLFRCIKERPFALLKELNFLPLNSRDDFTALKMYLGKEEFTSQYLQEEMELAQYYLSEPEFEEIKQILIENATMCDVKRAAAFFKLIRYSYGSGCTSFGCQPFDIRKTFHLIWSGSRRLKNTLIENKDFEALILQYDRDNAFFYIDPPYFETEGHYAVKFRKEDHVRLRDVVVGCHGKWMVSYNDCQYIRELYKGYYIEAVSRLNNLAQRYDKGCEYSEVLITNYDTSICRAKPTQMGLIDLSIL from the coding sequence TTGGATAGCGTTATTAGCTGGGTTGGAGGTAAAAGAGCTTTAAGAGAACTAATTTATAGGAGGATGCCCAGAGACATTGGACGTTACATAGAGGTTTTCGGCGGGGGTGGCTGGGTGCTCTTCGGCAGACGGCCTGATAAATGTATGGAGGTATACAATGATTTCAATTCAGACCTTGTAAACCTGTTCCGCTGTATAAAGGAAAGACCGTTTGCATTGCTGAAGGAGCTAAATTTCCTGCCATTAAACAGCAGGGATGACTTTACAGCTCTAAAAATGTATCTTGGAAAGGAGGAGTTCACCAGTCAATATCTTCAGGAGGAGATGGAGCTTGCACAGTATTACTTAAGCGAACCGGAGTTTGAGGAAATTAAACAAATCCTTATTGAAAACGCAACGATGTGTGATGTGAAGCGTGCAGCCGCTTTCTTTAAGCTTATACGTTACAGCTACGGAAGCGGCTGTACCTCTTTTGGCTGCCAGCCCTTTGATATCCGCAAAACCTTTCATCTTATCTGGTCAGGCAGCCGCAGACTTAAAAATACCTTAATTGAAAACAAAGATTTTGAGGCATTAATCCTTCAATATGATAGGGATAATGCCTTTTTTTATATTGATCCGCCATATTTTGAAACGGAGGGTCATTATGCAGTCAAATTCAGAAAGGAGGATCATGTACGTTTAAGAGATGTTGTCGTAGGCTGCCACGGAAAATGGATGGTGTCATATAACGATTGCCAATATATTCGTGAGCTGTATAAGGGCTATTACATTGAAGCTGTTAGCCGCTTAAACAACTTGGCACAGAGATATGACAAGGGCTGTGAATATTCCGAGGTATTAATAACAAACTATGACACCTCAATATGCAGAGCCAAGCCAACTCAGATGGGGCTTATTGATTTATCTATTTTATGA
- a CDS encoding helix-turn-helix domain-containing protein, whose protein sequence is MYILPERIKSLRNVKGQSQKEVAEALGKSREAISKYELGEREPDPDVIVQFSQHFNVSSDYMLGITDHIENIAPGKRMPYSPELYAFEKYLNDQNFIPYLQLAVRMKDSNIEINQFEKFINKVIRQEKKQKHT, encoded by the coding sequence ATGTATATTCTGCCAGAGAGAATTAAAAGTTTACGCAATGTTAAGGGACAATCCCAAAAAGAAGTAGCAGAAGCTTTAGGTAAAAGCAGAGAAGCTATTTCAAAATATGAGCTTGGCGAAAGAGAGCCAGACCCAGATGTTATTGTACAATTTTCACAGCATTTTAATGTATCCTCTGACTATATGCTGGGAATCACTGATCATATAGAAAACATAGCTCCTGGCAAAAGAATGCCTTACAGTCCGGAATTATATGCTTTTGAAAAGTACTTGAATGACCAAAATTTTATCCCCTATCTTCAGCTGGCGGTAAGGATGAAGGATTCAAATATCGAAATAAATCAATTTGAAAAATTTATAAATAAGGTAATCAGACAGGAAAAAAAACAAAAACACACTTAA
- a CDS encoding cyclic lactone autoinducer peptide, which produces MKSRIKFLLAPLSLIITQLALSGVCSACCSSLYQPKAPKHLTASRQHS; this is translated from the coding sequence ATGAAGTCAAGAATCAAATTTTTGCTTGCACCTTTGTCACTTATAATTACACAGCTTGCGTTATCAGGTGTTTGTTCGGCATGTTGTTCGTCACTTTATCAGCCAAAAGCACCGAAACATTTGACGGCAAGTAGACAGCATAGCTGA
- a CDS encoding helix-turn-helix domain-containing protein, whose amino-acid sequence MDYKEIGKRIRDERESFGLTRERFAEMLELSTNFVGQIERGEKKMSLETLINISDCLHISLDYLIKGTPENNINTNKLQKLIDKCSKEEISLITDMLKSMLPYLKKLK is encoded by the coding sequence ATGGACTATAAGGAAATAGGCAAAAGAATAAGGGATGAAAGAGAGAGCTTCGGCCTTACCCGAGAAAGATTTGCTGAGATGCTTGAGTTATCAACAAATTTTGTCGGACAGATAGAACGCGGCGAGAAAAAAATGAGTCTCGAAACTCTTATAAATATCTCTGACTGTTTGCATATATCTCTGGATTATTTAATAAAGGGCACACCGGAAAATAATATAAACACCAACAAGCTTCAAAAGCTTATTGATAAATGTTCAAAAGAGGAAATATCGCTTATCACAGATATGCTGAAAAGTATGCTCCCTTACCTAAAAAAGTTAAAATGA
- a CDS encoding C39 family peptidase, whose protein sequence is MKKLLILLLVIAFTISGLCVPVIASDDSLSGISQEEAGNIALWYIANDIKDNTDSIWSKDTRISKISNLYDENDNVTAYCFELKNVNSDSDNGYIMVSATGDNSLIQEFSYTGKPPYYSANVDNFDKVYYTAPMEYAVEKDKKLFSTDKKEVKRKDIKSKMKHNKEKLKKNKNIINRVKNDDHLKINEWMCGYNGQITGESGYGGITDPYKYCNDRYGTGWTLKSSKYLNVTPRLQADLEAAANNCTLSSITMVFDYHRTQGQAGIPSNISTLYSDIRTIAKKYGYTASAGTDPTKADDIVTDLWVKYGHKTGRGNNDYILDWSTAQAEIDQNRPFVFNIAFGYYSNHSICVTGYCIYKGSNWYNSDTEFFKVNDNWTKDNRYIDWDAWGTSTLGSFTKIFPS, encoded by the coding sequence ATGAAGAAGCTTTTAATTTTATTATTAGTCATTGCGTTTACAATATCGGGATTGTGTGTTCCAGTTATAGCAAGTGACGATTCACTATCTGGAATAAGCCAAGAAGAAGCAGGGAACATAGCATTATGGTATATAGCAAATGATATTAAAGACAATACAGATTCAATTTGGAGTAAGGATACAAGGATAAGTAAAATTTCCAATCTATATGATGAAAATGATAATGTTACTGCTTATTGCTTTGAGCTTAAAAATGTAAATTCTGATTCCGATAATGGTTATATTATGGTATCTGCAACAGGAGATAATAGCTTAATTCAAGAATTTTCTTACACTGGAAAGCCACCATACTATAGTGCCAATGTAGATAATTTTGATAAAGTATACTACACTGCACCTATGGAATATGCTGTTGAAAAAGATAAAAAACTTTTTTCAACAGATAAAAAGGAAGTTAAACGAAAAGATATTAAAAGCAAAATGAAACACAATAAAGAGAAATTAAAGAAAAATAAAAATATCATTAACAGGGTTAAAAATGATGACCATTTAAAAATTAATGAGTGGATGTGCGGTTACAATGGTCAAATAACCGGAGAGAGTGGGTATGGTGGAATAACTGACCCATATAAATATTGTAATGATAGGTATGGCACAGGTTGGACATTAAAATCTTCTAAATATTTAAACGTTACTCCTCGTTTGCAAGCTGACCTTGAAGCAGCTGCAAATAACTGTACGCTTTCATCAATAACTATGGTATTTGATTATCATAGAACACAAGGACAAGCTGGAATACCTTCGAATATAAGTACACTTTATTCAGATATACGAACTATTGCAAAAAAATACGGTTATACGGCAAGTGCAGGAACGGACCCTACAAAAGCAGATGACATTGTTACTGATTTATGGGTAAAATATGGTCATAAAACGGGTCGAGGAAATAATGACTATATATTAGATTGGAGTACAGCACAAGCAGAAATTGACCAGAATAGACCATTTGTATTTAATATAGCATTTGGATATTATTCGAATCATTCAATATGCGTCACTGGATATTGCATTTATAAAGGCTCTAACTGGTATAATTCAGATACAGAGTTTTTCAAAGTAAATGATAACTGGACAAAAGATAATAGATATATCGATTGGGATGCTTGGGGGACAAGTACATTAGGAAGCTTTACAAAGATATTCCCATCATAA
- a CDS encoding DUF4282 domain-containing protein: protein MVKDFFSLGKASVKKVISCLFFIGFIPVVYSSYSFGMFIYTANTYNKVISEKNNILVTESANNWFIGLVGGIIAFVFYVILWKVICELLLLIFTYLENRINKMK, encoded by the coding sequence ATGGTTAAAGATTTTTTTAGTTTAGGAAAGGCCTCTGTAAAAAAAGTTATATCATGCTTATTCTTTATAGGTTTTATACCTGTGGTTTATTCATCGTATTCTTTTGGTATGTTCATATATACGGCAAATACATATAATAAAGTAATATCTGAAAAGAATAATATACTTGTAACTGAAAGTGCAAATAATTGGTTTATTGGACTAGTGGGTGGAATTATTGCCTTCGTTTTTTATGTAATTTTATGGAAAGTTATATGTGAGCTTCTCCTTTTGATTTTTACTTATCTGGAAAATAGGATAAACAAAATGAAATAA
- a CDS encoding accessory gene regulator ArgB-like protein, whose product MRFINKWSYTCAKSLASVLEENHQKKAEYYFGFQVALGGIVKTALLVAVSMILGVLIPTLIVSICFALLRKVAGGYHMDTYGKCLLVSIALFVFAALIAKHTYRYWSIALLVILITLTFTIGLYVLIRYAPRDTPNRLITDLQEIRKFKALSIAYICVWLAVVTVLTILEMKMYTILLCFGVLQELFAITPIHMFFDKIKYGLAPKQKPC is encoded by the coding sequence TTGAGGTTTATAAATAAATGGTCATATACTTGTGCGAAGAGTTTGGCAAGTGTACTTGAAGAAAATCACCAAAAAAAAGCGGAATATTATTTCGGATTTCAAGTAGCTTTGGGTGGTATTGTTAAAACTGCTTTACTAGTGGCTGTTTCCATGATCTTGGGAGTGTTGATTCCTACACTTATAGTATCAATATGTTTTGCATTACTAAGGAAGGTGGCAGGAGGTTATCATATGGACACATATGGTAAATGCTTGTTGGTTTCAATAGCACTATTTGTTTTCGCAGCACTGATTGCAAAACATACATACCGGTATTGGAGTATTGCATTACTGGTAATCTTGATAACCTTAACATTTACCATAGGGCTCTATGTATTGATTAGATATGCACCAAGGGATACGCCCAATAGATTAATTACAGACCTCCAAGAAATAAGGAAATTCAAGGCTTTATCCATTGCATATATTTGTGTATGGCTAGCGGTGGTTACAGTATTAACTATACTTGAAATGAAAATGTATACCATCTTATTATGCTTTGGTGTATTGCAGGAATTATTTGCAATAACTCCAATACATATGTTTTTTGACAAAATAAAATATGGTTTGGCTCCTAAACAAAAGCCTTGCTAA
- a CDS encoding class I SAM-dependent methyltransferase encodes MKIDSYIKENEKVWDTRSENNDRWSLPVSSEMVEQAKRGNWTIGLTPKKAIPSTWFPNELSKKKILCLASGGGQQGPILAATGADVTVFDNSSKQLEKDQFVAKRDHLRIKTVQGNMQDLSMFEDESFDCIIHPWSNGYVDNVLPVWRECARVLKKKGLLLAGFGNPIEYIFDLGKFEQGLFEVKHSIPYADIKHMDDENVRSIVESDGYIWGHTLENQIQGQIDAGFAIIGFYEDRGGSALDQYISTSIATKAIKVQ; translated from the coding sequence ATGAAAATAGATAGTTATATAAAAGAGAATGAGAAGGTTTGGGATACTCGTTCAGAAAATAATGATCGTTGGTCGCTTCCTGTTTCAAGTGAAATGGTTGAGCAAGCAAAAAGAGGAAATTGGACGATTGGTTTGACTCCTAAGAAGGCTATTCCATCAACATGGTTTCCGAATGAATTATCAAAAAAGAAAATTCTGTGTTTGGCTAGTGGAGGAGGACAACAAGGACCGATTCTTGCTGCTACAGGAGCGGATGTGACGGTATTTGATAATAGTAGCAAACAATTAGAAAAAGATCAGTTTGTTGCAAAGAGGGATCATTTAAGGATAAAAACTGTTCAAGGAAATATGCAGGATTTATCTATGTTTGAAGATGAAAGTTTTGATTGTATCATCCATCCATGGTCCAATGGGTATGTAGATAACGTCTTACCCGTATGGAGAGAATGTGCAAGGGTTTTAAAGAAGAAGGGATTGCTCTTGGCGGGATTTGGTAATCCGATTGAATATATTTTTGATCTTGGTAAATTTGAACAAGGACTATTTGAAGTGAAGCATTCAATCCCTTATGCAGATATTAAACATATGGATGATGAGAATGTAAGATCAATTGTTGAGAGTGACGGATATATTTGGGGACATACATTGGAGAATCAAATTCAGGGTCAAATAGATGCAGGATTCGCGATTATTGGATTTTATGAAGATCGTGGAGGAAGTGCACTTGATCAATATATTAGTACTTCAATTGCCACAAAAGCAATCAAGGTGCAATAA
- a CDS encoding transposase, giving the protein MLYISRGESKRTTENRKLLKTIKEIYEKSRRIYGAPQITNNLPADQKAR; this is encoded by the coding sequence ATGCTTTATATATCCAGAGGTGAGAGTAAACGAACCACTGAGAATCGTAAGCTGCTGAAAACAATCAAAGAAATCTATGAGAAGAGCCGTAGAATTTACGGTGCACCTCAAATAACTAATAATCTGCCTGCTGACCAAAAGGCACGTTGA
- a CDS encoding transposase — protein sequence MNVHYFTVRDWVRYYEKDGDNAFSGRGNLKPEDDELRRLRRELADLKEENEILKKAAD from the coding sequence ATTAACGTTCATTATTTTACAGTCAGGGACTGGGTAAGGTATTACGAAAAGGATGGCGACAACGCCTTTTCCGGCAGAGGCAACTTGAAGCCTGAAGATGATGAACTCAGAAGGCTTCGCCGTGAACTGGCTGATCTCAAAGAGGAAAATGAAATACTAAAAAAAGCCGCGGACTAG
- a CDS encoding glycosyltransferase family 1 protein codes for MLYFMGYTDNEGNWTGNYTRAMRNELNKRHIEYVEIPPYDWYTANPPIDYYNSINSNKDDVWFFGWAQTPAMEILKDKPGKKYGIVVGATANPFEPANLWGTTDWCNERFRLDQYDTIFAVSDWCSRLLTKSYPELQGRVAVTGFPIDYSIYDPFKHIEKVDNLVIFNQRLTIEKLHVVEVELARRLVAKGFKVQHLSGTSREELSKQSTTLAALLNIMDNSGIEFIHNTVKETYHTNLAKASIAVTTSISDMLPNSMLEAIYLNLVPVAPRNLCFPEFIHSDNLYTPYDLDEMVEVIMKRPVRKHPIMRYSLECVVDKYLKYMNLI; via the coding sequence ATGCTGTACTTTATGGGTTACACTGACAACGAAGGTAATTGGACAGGTAATTATACAAGGGCAATGAGGAATGAGCTGAATAAAAGACATATAGAATATGTGGAAATTCCACCGTATGATTGGTATACCGCTAACCCTCCTATTGACTATTATAACAGTATAAATAGCAATAAGGATGACGTTTGGTTTTTTGGATGGGCTCAGACCCCCGCTATGGAAATTTTAAAAGATAAGCCAGGTAAAAAATACGGAATAGTCGTAGGAGCAACAGCAAACCCTTTTGAACCCGCAAACTTATGGGGAACCACAGATTGGTGCAATGAGAGATTCAGACTTGACCAATATGATACGATTTTTGCAGTATCAGATTGGTGCAGTCGGTTACTCACAAAGTCATACCCTGAGTTGCAAGGAAGGGTTGCTGTTACAGGATTTCCGATTGATTACAGTATTTATGATCCATTTAAACACATAGAAAAAGTCGATAATCTGGTTATATTCAATCAAAGGTTAACCATAGAAAAACTTCATGTGGTAGAAGTGGAATTGGCAAGGAGGCTTGTTGCAAAAGGGTTTAAAGTACAGCATTTGTCTGGTACTTCCAGAGAAGAGTTGTCAAAACAAAGTACGACCTTAGCTGCCCTTCTTAATATAATGGATAACTCAGGCATAGAATTTATACACAACACAGTAAAGGAAACTTACCATACAAACCTGGCAAAGGCATCCATTGCGGTTACAACATCGATTTCAGATATGCTTCCAAATTCAATGCTTGAGGCAATATATCTGAACTTAGTTCCTGTGGCACCACGAAACTTGTGTTTCCCTGAATTCATCCATAGTGATAACCTTTATACACCATATGATCTGGATGAAATGGTAGAAGTTATAATGAAGCGACCTGTAAGGAAGCATCCTATAATGAGGTATTCTCTGGAATGTGTAGTTGATAAGTATCTAAAGTATATGAATTTAATATAG
- a CDS encoding NAD-dependent epimerase/dehydratase family protein has translation MKYLITGGNGFIGSHLTLRLLIEGHKVTVLDNFFTSPKGRLSNTGANVIEGSVNDENLINSLIENCDHVIHLASIVGVRLAMLYGIDGLKLSCQGTENILKHASRLNKKVLVTSSSAIYGKIVSSPVNEEADSLIGCSSKSSWLYSISKLAEEHMCLAYYREHSTKVKICRLFNVIGPNQSKHYGMVVPNFISCALKNEPIQVYGDGTHTRTFSYVDDIIDGIEIIIENGKDGEVYNIGGTEEISILELAKRIINLTNSSSAVEFVPFSKVFGDNFEETRQRKPDISKLCNLGYNPKYSLDEALLKIISVIKQRGDI, from the coding sequence GTGAAATACTTAATTACAGGTGGAAATGGGTTTATAGGCTCTCACTTAACTTTGAGATTATTAATTGAAGGACATAAAGTTACGGTTCTTGATAACTTTTTTACAAGTCCGAAAGGAAGACTCAGCAATACAGGAGCAAATGTTATCGAAGGAAGTGTGAATGATGAAAATTTAATTAATTCACTTATAGAAAACTGCGATCATGTAATTCATCTTGCATCAATTGTTGGAGTAAGATTGGCAATGTTATATGGAATTGACGGGTTGAAGCTGAGCTGTCAGGGAACCGAAAACATCTTGAAGCATGCTTCAAGGCTAAATAAAAAAGTACTTGTTACATCTTCTTCTGCAATATATGGGAAAATAGTATCCAGTCCTGTCAATGAAGAAGCCGACAGCCTTATAGGCTGCAGTAGCAAATCCAGCTGGTTGTATTCTATTTCAAAACTTGCCGAAGAGCATATGTGCCTCGCATATTATAGAGAGCATAGTACTAAGGTGAAAATTTGCAGACTGTTTAACGTTATCGGGCCGAATCAATCAAAACATTACGGGATGGTTGTTCCGAATTTTATTAGTTGTGCTCTTAAAAATGAACCAATACAGGTATATGGTGATGGTACACATACAAGAACCTTTAGTTATGTTGATGATATTATAGACGGCATTGAAATAATCATCGAAAACGGAAAAGACGGAGAAGTATATAATATTGGGGGCACAGAAGAAATAAGTATTTTGGAACTTGCAAAAAGGATAATTAATTTGACTAATTCATCATCCGCAGTAGAATTTGTACCGTTCAGTAAGGTATTTGGTGATAACTTCGAAGAAACCAGGCAACGCAAGCCTGATATTAGTAAGTTGTGTAATCTTGGGTACAACCCCAAGTATTCTTTGGACGAAGCACTATTAAAAATAATATCGGTAATAAAACAAAGAGGTGATATTTGA
- a CDS encoding nucleotide sugar dehydrogenase, whose translation MSDDLKQKFNKQVGIIGLGYVGLPLAILCVIKGFNVIGFEKDNNKLSLLHHGKSYISDISDLMVETAVKNNLLYPTQDFSLISKCDIVIVCVPTPLAEDKTPNYSYLFDAMESIAHNMKQGQLVMTESTIVPTTSRNEIIPILQKKGFIAGKNFHFSFSPERIDPGNDKFKIDTIPKLVSGYTDECRELAADFYTQLGLKVHKVASLEVAEMAKILENSYRDVNIALANELAQVCKLSGISIWDVIEAAATKPFGFSAFYPGPGVGGHCIPKDCTFYTYLADKYGTRAKLAECAREINNNMPHYIISRLETLLTNSGKCINGSNLLILGVTYKKDVNDIRESPAIEIIKKLSDMGAHIEYHDPYIKTLDVHNIKFSSIQYEDILKSKADCILLAVGHSCYKGLDFSGVALLFNAANNSVGSSNNTEIL comes from the coding sequence ATGAGTGATGATTTGAAACAAAAATTTAACAAGCAGGTTGGAATCATAGGATTGGGGTATGTGGGATTACCTCTTGCTATATTATGTGTAATAAAAGGGTTCAATGTTATTGGTTTTGAAAAAGATAATAATAAACTAAGTCTTCTGCATCACGGAAAAAGCTATATAAGTGATATAAGTGATTTAATGGTCGAAACTGCCGTAAAGAACAATTTACTATATCCAACTCAGGATTTCAGTCTTATATCTAAATGTGATATCGTTATTGTTTGTGTGCCTACTCCTTTAGCTGAAGACAAAACTCCAAATTACTCATATTTATTTGATGCTATGGAAAGCATTGCTCATAATATGAAGCAAGGTCAATTGGTGATGACTGAGAGCACTATTGTTCCAACTACCTCAAGGAACGAAATTATTCCAATTTTACAGAAGAAAGGTTTTATAGCTGGAAAAAACTTTCATTTTTCGTTTTCACCGGAACGCATAGATCCTGGGAACGATAAATTTAAAATCGATACAATTCCAAAACTGGTATCAGGATACACCGATGAATGCAGGGAATTAGCAGCGGACTTTTATACACAACTGGGACTAAAAGTTCACAAAGTTGCTTCTTTAGAGGTCGCAGAAATGGCAAAAATATTGGAGAACAGCTACAGGGATGTCAACATCGCTTTAGCAAATGAACTGGCACAAGTGTGCAAACTATCAGGAATATCAATATGGGATGTTATTGAAGCTGCTGCGACAAAACCATTTGGTTTTTCCGCTTTTTACCCTGGGCCGGGTGTTGGTGGACACTGTATTCCCAAAGATTGTACTTTTTACACTTACCTTGCAGATAAATATGGGACGAGAGCAAAACTTGCAGAATGTGCCAGAGAAATAAACAATAATATGCCACATTATATAATATCCAGATTAGAAACCTTACTGACTAATAGTGGTAAATGTATAAATGGAAGTAATCTATTAATTCTCGGAGTAACATATAAAAAAGATGTAAATGATATTCGGGAATCACCAGCTATTGAAATAATCAAGAAATTATCCGATATGGGTGCCCATATTGAATATCATGATCCTTATATAAAAACCTTGGATGTCCATAATATAAAATTTTCATCAATCCAGTATGAAGACATTCTTAAATCTAAAGCTGATTGTATTCTGCTGGCTGTTGGGCATTCATGTTATAAAGGACTTGATTTTTCTGGCGTTGCACTGCTGTTTAACGCCGCAAATAATTCAGTTGGTTCTTCAAATAACACTGAAATTTTGTAA
- the ant(9) gene encoding aminoglycoside nucleotidyltransferase ANT(9), with product MNNKEIPKEAIQASKIIEELLDSILVGIYLYGSAVMGGLRINSDVDILVVINRSLSERTRRDLTDRLMLISGKIGNTKDMRPLEVTVINQKDIIPWHFPPRYEFMYGEWLREQFEKGDIPEPTYDPDLAILLAQLRKNSINLLGPKATEVIEPVPMTDIRKAIKESLPGLITSIKGDERNVILTLARMWVTASTGEIRSKDLAAEWAIPQLPYEHAILLDKARKAYLGGYIDKWKGMDSEVTELVNNMKKSIESSLNL from the coding sequence ATGAATAACAAAGAAATACCGAAAGAAGCAATTCAAGCATCGAAAATTATAGAGGAGCTACTCGATAGTATATTAGTGGGTATATATTTGTACGGTTCTGCTGTTATGGGAGGATTACGCATTAATAGCGATGTAGATATTTTGGTTGTAATAAATCGTAGTTTATCTGAAAGAACTCGAAGAGATCTTACAGACAGACTAATGCTTATATCTGGGAAAATAGGAAACACAAAAGATATGAGACCTCTTGAAGTTACAGTCATTAATCAAAAAGATATTATTCCTTGGCATTTTCCTCCCAGATATGAATTTATGTACGGCGAGTGGCTAAGAGAGCAGTTTGAAAAGGGAGATATTCCTGAGCCGACTTATGATCCGGATTTAGCAATACTTTTAGCACAACTAAGAAAAAATAGTATTAACCTTTTGGGACCAAAGGCAACAGAAGTAATTGAGCCTGTGCCGATGACAGATATTCGAAAAGCAATTAAAGAATCGTTGCCCGGGTTGATAACTAGCATTAAAGGTGACGAACGCAATGTGATTTTAACTTTAGCCAGAATGTGGGTGACAGCATCTACTGGTGAAATCAGATCAAAAGATCTGGCAGCTGAATGGGCAATACCTCAATTACCTTATGAGCATGCCATTTTACTTGACAAAGCAAGAAAGGCTTATCTAGGAGGGTATATTGATAAGTGGAAAGGAATGGATTCTGAGGTGACTGAACTCGTTAATAATATGAAGAAGTCTATAGAGTCTTCCCTTAATCTCTAA